A single region of the Halorussus gelatinilyticus genome encodes:
- a CDS encoding threonine--tRNA ligase: MRLLFVHSDHLEFEATTEAGEGVAETEGVPMAGRMEDCVTAFVSVETGDETDPDAAVANAADELRDVTDRLNTRNVVLYPHAHLSDDLADPDAAKTVLRKLKTSLDGDYEVLRAPFGWYKSFEVACKGHPISELSRHVTPERDEDGGGADPSGCAPSDWKLVFRGGETADLPETDAIDSLDDEDADRVGDDMRALVADEVEGETASADEQPSHVELMREQELVGRDESSDAGTLRWYPRGKLIRDSLAEYVDDLAVEFGGMPVETPAMYDLGVRAIREHTEAFGERQYRFESDGRPMLLRFAACVGHFSVMRDMQVSESDLPLRLYELSTSFRRERRDAVAGLKRQRAFTVPDIHTATRDAERAKEELRAQANLALRTGDDLGLNYEPAIRVTREFYEGNAAWVESLADDFGKPALLEILPERHRYWSAKVEFATIDRSGRPVENPTVELDVESAERFGVEYSADDETRHPPVLHCSPTGSIERVLAALLETAAKQETPRLPTWLSPTQVRFVPVGDEHVEHCDALADDLTTARVRADVDERDESVGERIATAETDWVPYYVVVGDREMEDDEVECGKMEDEREGNELDGDAETLKVTVRDEGEEREMTVSELKSAVLDDIGDLPRKRRYLPKHVSKRPRFAER, translated from the coding sequence ATGCGACTGCTGTTCGTCCACTCGGACCACCTCGAATTCGAGGCCACGACGGAGGCCGGAGAGGGCGTCGCCGAGACCGAGGGCGTCCCGATGGCGGGCCGGATGGAGGACTGCGTGACCGCGTTCGTCAGCGTCGAGACCGGAGACGAGACCGACCCCGACGCCGCGGTCGCGAACGCCGCCGACGAGTTGCGCGACGTGACCGACCGGTTGAACACCCGGAACGTCGTCCTCTACCCCCACGCCCACCTGAGCGACGACCTCGCCGACCCCGACGCCGCCAAGACCGTCCTCCGGAAGCTCAAAACCTCCCTCGACGGCGACTACGAGGTCCTGCGGGCACCCTTCGGCTGGTACAAGTCCTTCGAGGTCGCGTGCAAGGGCCACCCGATTTCGGAGCTCTCCCGGCACGTCACGCCCGAGCGCGACGAGGACGGTGGCGGCGCGGACCCCTCGGGGTGCGCGCCGAGCGACTGGAAACTCGTCTTCCGAGGGGGCGAGACCGCAGACCTCCCCGAGACCGACGCCATCGACTCGCTCGACGACGAGGACGCCGACCGCGTGGGGGACGACATGCGCGCGCTCGTCGCCGACGAGGTGGAGGGCGAGACCGCGAGCGCGGACGAACAGCCCTCACACGTCGAGTTGATGCGAGAGCAGGAACTGGTCGGCCGCGACGAGTCGAGCGACGCGGGCACCCTCCGGTGGTACCCCCGCGGGAAACTGATTCGGGACTCCCTCGCCGAGTACGTCGACGACCTCGCGGTCGAGTTCGGCGGGATGCCGGTCGAGACGCCCGCGATGTACGACCTCGGGGTGCGCGCGATTCGGGAACACACCGAGGCGTTCGGCGAGCGGCAGTATCGCTTCGAGTCGGACGGCCGACCGATGCTGCTCCGGTTCGCGGCCTGCGTCGGCCACTTCTCCGTCATGCGGGACATGCAGGTCTCCGAATCGGACCTGCCCCTGCGACTCTACGAGTTGTCCACTTCGTTCCGGCGCGAGCGGCGCGACGCGGTGGCGGGCCTGAAGCGCCAGCGCGCGTTCACGGTACCCGACATACACACCGCGACCCGAGACGCGGAGCGGGCCAAGGAGGAACTCCGCGCGCAGGCGAATCTCGCCCTGCGCACCGGCGACGACCTCGGCCTGAACTACGAACCTGCGATTCGCGTGACCCGCGAGTTCTACGAGGGCAACGCGGCATGGGTCGAGTCGCTCGCGGACGACTTCGGCAAGCCCGCGCTGCTGGAGATTCTGCCCGAGCGCCACCGCTACTGGTCGGCGAAGGTGGAGTTCGCGACCATCGACCGGTCGGGTCGCCCCGTCGAGAACCCGACGGTCGAACTCGACGTGGAGAGCGCCGAGCGCTTCGGCGTCGAGTACAGCGCGGACGACGAGACCCGCCATCCGCCCGTCCTCCACTGCTCGCCGACGGGCAGCATCGAGCGCGTGCTGGCCGCCCTGCTGGAGACGGCCGCGAAGCAGGAGACGCCGCGACTCCCGACGTGGCTCTCGCCGACGCAGGTCCGGTTCGTTCCGGTCGGCGACGAACACGTCGAGCACTGCGACGCGCTCGCCGACGACCTCACGACTGCCCGCGTCCGGGCGGACGTGGACGAGCGCGACGAGTCGGTCGGCGAACGCATCGCTACGGCCGAGACCGACTGGGTGCCCTACTACGTCGTGGTCGGAGACCGCGAGATGGAGGACGACGAGGTGGAGTGCGGCAAGATGGAGGATGAGAGAGAGGGCAACGAACTGGACGGCGACGCCGAGACGCTGAAGGTGACCGTCCGCGACGAGGGCGAGGAGCGCGAGATGACCGTCAGCGAACTGAAGTCGGCGGTACTCGACGATATCGGTGATTTGCCACGGAAGCGACGCTACCTCCCGAAACACGTCAGCAAGCGCCCCCGCTTCGCGGAGCGGTGA
- a CDS encoding uracil-xanthine permease family protein: MTETDGEIDLDYELDDRPPLPKSLLLGLQHVAVMLVPATAVAYIVAGAVGLSAGDTAYIVQMVLLFSGLATVVQAYTVGPIGAKLPIVMGTSFTFVGAASSIGASYGLGAVFGAILVTGFLVEGVIGWQFDRIEPFFPPLVTGLVVIIIGLYLVPVAMDYSAGGVGASDYGAAHNVGLAALVLFVAVALNLFTDGVTRLLSTLVGLAVGYVAALALGLVDFGPVAQASWVAVPKPGAFGFSFEPVPMVTFAFLFLVSAMETVGDVSSVTAAEGRTPDSDELRGGLFTDGLLSSLGAAFGAFPVTSFSQNAGIVNFTGVMSRHVVGVAGVILALLGLSPKVGAAVATIPSPVFGGAVLLMAGMVAASGARLVFLHTDLDRRNMVILAVSLGLGLGIATRPDAISGLPTAAQTFFGEPVVVTALTALVLNTFTPGDQSPLFDAPPEESVAETEEPPASADD, encoded by the coding sequence ATGACAGAGACGGACGGCGAGATAGACCTCGACTACGAACTCGACGACCGGCCGCCGTTGCCCAAGTCGCTCCTGCTCGGCCTCCAGCACGTCGCGGTGATGCTCGTTCCGGCGACCGCGGTGGCCTACATCGTCGCGGGCGCGGTCGGCCTGAGTGCGGGCGACACGGCCTACATCGTCCAGATGGTCCTGCTGTTCTCCGGGTTGGCGACGGTCGTCCAGGCCTACACCGTCGGCCCGATCGGGGCCAAACTCCCCATCGTGATGGGCACGAGTTTCACCTTCGTCGGCGCGGCCTCCTCGATAGGCGCGAGCTACGGACTCGGGGCGGTCTTCGGCGCGATACTCGTCACCGGCTTCCTCGTCGAGGGCGTCATCGGCTGGCAGTTCGACCGCATCGAACCGTTCTTCCCGCCGCTCGTGACCGGACTCGTCGTGATAATCATCGGTCTCTACCTCGTGCCGGTCGCCATGGACTACTCGGCGGGCGGCGTCGGCGCGAGCGACTACGGCGCGGCCCACAACGTCGGACTGGCCGCGCTGGTCCTGTTCGTCGCGGTCGCGCTCAACCTCTTCACCGACGGCGTGACCCGGCTTCTCAGCACGCTCGTCGGCCTCGCGGTCGGCTACGTCGCCGCGCTCGCGCTCGGTCTCGTGGACTTCGGCCCGGTCGCGCAGGCCTCGTGGGTCGCGGTCCCGAAGCCCGGCGCGTTCGGGTTTTCGTTCGAGCCGGTCCCGATGGTCACCTTCGCCTTTTTGTTCCTCGTCTCGGCGATGGAGACCGTCGGCGACGTGTCGAGCGTCACCGCCGCCGAGGGTCGCACCCCCGACAGCGACGAATTGCGCGGCGGCCTCTTCACCGACGGCCTGCTGAGTTCGCTCGGCGCGGCGTTCGGCGCGTTCCCCGTCACGTCGTTCTCGCAGAACGCGGGCATCGTCAACTTCACGGGCGTCATGAGTCGCCACGTCGTCGGCGTCGCCGGGGTCATCCTCGCGCTCCTCGGTCTCAGCCCGAAGGTCGGTGCGGCGGTCGCCACCATCCCGAGTCCGGTGTTCGGCGGTGCGGTCCTGCTCATGGCCGGGATGGTCGCCGCCAGCGGCGCGCGACTCGTCTTCCTCCACACCGACCTCGACCGCCGGAACATGGTCATCCTCGCGGTCTCGCTCGGTCTCGGGTTGGGCATCGCCACGCGCCCCGACGCGATTTCGGGGCTCCCGACCGCGGCTCAGACCTTCTTCGGGGAACCGGTCGTCGTCACCGCGCTGACCGCGCTCGTCCTCAACACGTTCACGCCCGGCGACCAGAGTCCGCTGTTCGACGCGCCGCCCGAGGAGAGCGTCGCCGAGACCGAGGAACCCCCCGCCTCCGCGGACGACTGA
- a CDS encoding site-2 protease family protein produces the protein MKGYRVLSVWGIPIRINVSLVVVLPILAWLIGSGEQIDLYTQIINGFPIVALDPAALRAGNTPWFIGIAAAVGLFVSVTLHELGHAWAARRYDIEVESITLWLLGGLANLKAMPREWQQELWIALAGPAASVLVAAVCYGVVLALPASVPAVTFVVGWLVVTNVVLTVFNLLPAFPMDGGRVLRALLARSRPYAEATRTAARIGSLFAIGFAVLGVLSFSPMLLILALFVYGAANGESRMVALETLLDGVTAEDVMDPDAEVVSAETPLSELGERMLADRRTAYTVADESGSIVGVVSLDRLRQGRRREAATVGDVMVETFPTVAPDAPMFEVVGLMNEARASAALVEADGEVVGILTSADLATTLAVRREAETPTGPRVAM, from the coding sequence GTGAAAGGTTACAGAGTTCTCTCGGTCTGGGGCATCCCCATCCGTATCAACGTCTCACTCGTCGTCGTGTTACCGATACTAGCGTGGCTCATCGGGAGCGGCGAGCAGATCGACCTGTACACGCAGATAATCAACGGGTTCCCCATCGTGGCTCTCGACCCCGCCGCACTCCGGGCCGGAAACACACCGTGGTTCATCGGTATCGCCGCCGCGGTCGGGCTCTTCGTGAGCGTGACCCTCCACGAACTCGGCCACGCGTGGGCCGCACGCCGATACGACATCGAGGTGGAGTCGATCACGCTCTGGCTCCTCGGCGGACTGGCGAACCTGAAAGCGATGCCCCGAGAGTGGCAACAGGAGCTCTGGATCGCCCTCGCGGGACCGGCGGCGAGCGTCCTCGTCGCCGCCGTCTGCTACGGCGTCGTCCTCGCCCTCCCCGCGTCGGTCCCCGCGGTCACGTTCGTCGTCGGCTGGCTGGTCGTCACGAACGTCGTTCTCACCGTCTTCAATCTCCTGCCCGCGTTCCCGATGGACGGCGGGCGCGTCCTCCGGGCGCTCCTCGCGCGGTCCCGGCCGTACGCCGAGGCGACGCGGACCGCGGCGCGAATCGGCTCGCTGTTCGCCATCGGGTTCGCCGTCCTCGGCGTCCTCTCGTTCAGCCCGATGTTGCTCATCTTGGCGCTGTTCGTCTACGGGGCGGCCAACGGCGAGTCGCGGATGGTCGCGCTGGAGACCCTACTCGACGGCGTGACGGCGGAGGACGTGATGGACCCCGACGCGGAGGTCGTCTCCGCCGAGACGCCGCTCTCGGAACTCGGCGAGCGGATGCTCGCGGACCGCCGAACCGCCTACACCGTCGCCGACGAGTCCGGTTCCATCGTCGGCGTCGTCTCGCTCGACCGACTCCGACAGGGTCGTCGCCGGGAGGCCGCGACCGTCGGCGACGTGATGGTCGAGACGTTTCCGACGGTCGCGCCGGACGCCCCGATGTTCGAGGTCGTCGGACTGATGAACGAGGCGCGGGCGAGCGCGGCGCTCGTGGAAGCCGACGGGGAGGTCGTCGGGATACTCACGTCGGCGGACTTGGCGACGACGCTGGCGGTCCGGCGCGAGGCCGAGACCCCGACCGGACCCAGAGTCGCGATGTGA
- the hpt gene encoding hypoxanthine/guanine phosphoribosyltransferase — protein sequence MDRLRESLHEAPIIDKDGYQYLVHPISNGVPMLEPELLREVVVGVTREADLDVDKIVAPEAMGIHIATALSLQTDVPLVVIRKREYGLEGEVALHQTTGYSESEMYINDVEEGDRVLIVDDLLSTGGTLASICDAMDEIGAEIADIVVVIRKLGETALDETDYEATSLIDITVEDYEVTIH from the coding sequence ATGGACCGACTCCGCGAGTCACTCCACGAGGCACCGATCATCGACAAGGACGGCTACCAGTATCTCGTCCACCCCATCAGCAACGGCGTGCCGATGCTCGAACCCGAACTCCTCCGGGAGGTCGTGGTCGGCGTCACCCGCGAGGCGGACCTCGACGTGGACAAAATCGTCGCGCCCGAGGCGATGGGCATCCACATCGCCACTGCGCTGTCGCTCCAGACCGACGTGCCCCTCGTGGTCATCCGCAAGCGCGAGTACGGACTGGAGGGCGAGGTCGCGCTCCACCAGACCACCGGCTACAGCGAATCGGAGATGTACATCAACGACGTCGAGGAGGGCGACCGCGTCCTCATCGTGGACGACCTGCTCTCGACCGGCGGGACGCTGGCCTCCATCTGCGACGCGATGGACGAAATCGGCGCGGAAATCGCGGACATCGTGGTCGTCATCCGGAAACTCGGCGAGACGGCGTTAGACGAGACCGACTACGAGGCGACGAGTCTGATAGACATCACGGTCGAGGACTACGAAGTCACGATTCACTAG
- a CDS encoding FxsA family protein, translating into MKRVLLGLLLIPLLDALFLVYVASQLGAPLTVALVVLTALVGTLFVRAEGRHTVRRLQKAVGEGNVPTDELTDGALLIAAGAFLLTPGLVTDTLGFLLAFPPSRILVREAVQKWVVKPYVEKKTGGFASGNVYTFGFPNAEDVSASGTGAGAGGASASGSGAGAGGSTSGSQSRDASEDTYRVDDDAYDIEFEDDETDG; encoded by the coding sequence ATGAAACGCGTACTACTCGGACTGCTGCTCATCCCGCTGCTGGACGCGCTGTTCCTCGTCTACGTGGCGAGCCAACTCGGGGCGCCGCTGACCGTCGCGCTGGTCGTCCTGACCGCGCTGGTCGGGACGCTGTTCGTCCGCGCGGAGGGCCGCCACACCGTCCGGCGGCTCCAGAAAGCGGTCGGCGAGGGCAACGTTCCGACCGACGAACTGACCGACGGCGCGCTCCTCATCGCGGCGGGCGCGTTCCTGCTCACGCCCGGTCTCGTCACCGACACGCTGGGCTTCCTGCTGGCGTTCCCGCCCTCGCGCATCCTCGTGCGCGAGGCGGTCCAGAAGTGGGTCGTGAAGCCCTACGTCGAGAAGAAGACCGGCGGCTTCGCCTCCGGCAACGTCTACACCTTCGGCTTCCCGAACGCCGAGGACGTGAGCGCGAGCGGGACCGGAGCAGGCGCGGGCGGCGCGAGCGCGAGTGGCTCGGGTGCCGGAGCGGGCGGTTCGACCTCCGGTTCGCAGAGTCGGGACGCCTCGGAGGACACCTATCGCGTGGACGACGACGCCTACGACATCGAGTTCGAGGACGACGAGACCGACGGGTAA
- a CDS encoding phosphotransferase family protein: MTEMPERTDAEPTDSDSADQSGPESVRADRGGEWADVLRMVTAVAPSWSVERIRPQDGGTDDVAFLTVATPEGPREVVLKSFSGDGVPAAVARSEPRVLELLARETDLPVPEVVGFVDDHPDFPAPFFIAERLPGEDAGGRFFELSADALETLLADAGTHLAQLHELRSFDRFGRVGVESDRTNEVEGSDERSEVGVCDGDLAVVGDQYGSRARWTDWLLADAEDALDGLSGGRFDDLVPALREYAEDAIPALDGPETASLVHWDYRLGNLLVDPETGETTGVLDWADLLAGDPVYNFATVEDHAVNWRTRDPVLRRRLRDAFREAYRAGRSGDAGGFRDRKHVYHFCNRLHAMVCHPDWYADADPAVREERAAEHRMFVRSYLD, from the coding sequence ATGACCGAGATGCCCGAACGGACGGACGCCGAGCCGACGGACTCCGATTCGGCCGACCAGAGCGGTCCCGAGTCAGTTCGCGCCGACCGCGGCGGCGAGTGGGCCGACGTCCTCCGGATGGTCACCGCCGTCGCGCCCTCGTGGTCGGTCGAGCGCATCCGACCGCAGGACGGCGGGACCGACGACGTCGCCTTCCTCACCGTCGCCACGCCCGAGGGTCCCCGAGAGGTCGTCCTGAAGTCGTTCTCCGGGGACGGCGTCCCCGCCGCGGTCGCGCGCTCGGAACCGCGGGTACTCGAACTGTTGGCCCGCGAGACCGACCTCCCGGTTCCCGAGGTGGTCGGCTTCGTGGACGACCACCCCGACTTCCCGGCACCGTTCTTTATCGCCGAGCGACTCCCCGGCGAGGACGCCGGAGGACGGTTCTTCGAGCTCTCGGCGGACGCGCTCGAAACCCTGCTGGCCGACGCGGGAACCCACCTCGCGCAACTCCACGAACTCCGGTCGTTCGACCGGTTCGGACGCGTCGGCGTCGAATCGGACCGAACGAACGAAGTGGAGGGGAGCGACGAAAGGAGCGAGGTCGGCGTCTGCGACGGCGACCTCGCCGTGGTCGGCGACCAGTACGGTTCCCGAGCGCGGTGGACCGACTGGCTGCTCGCGGACGCCGAGGACGCCCTCGACGGACTGTCCGGCGGCCGGTTCGACGACCTCGTGCCCGCGCTCCGAGAGTACGCCGAGGATGCGATTCCCGCGCTCGACGGCCCGGAGACCGCCTCGCTCGTCCACTGGGACTACCGACTCGGGAACCTGCTGGTGGACCCCGAGACCGGCGAGACGACGGGCGTCCTCGACTGGGCGGACCTCCTCGCGGGCGACCCCGTCTACAACTTCGCCACGGTCGAGGACCACGCGGTCAACTGGCGGACCCGCGACCCGGTCCTCCGGAGGCGACTCCGTGACGCGTTCCGGGAGGCGTACCGCGCCGGTCGCTCGGGCGACGCAGGAGGATTCCGCGACCGCAAGCACGTCTACCACTTCTGTAATCGCCTGCACGCGATGGTCTGCCACCCGGACTGGTACGCCGACGCCGACCCGGCGGTCCGCGAGGAGCGCGCCGCCGAACATCGGATGTTCGTCCGGAGCTACCTCGATTGA
- a CDS encoding metallophosphoesterase family protein, protein MPRTLVVSDVHANAVALDAVLAAEPDRDAVVFLGDAVDNGPHPNAVCDRLRGLNFVAGVRGNHDRTVLAAPPDESGASESNPPADSFAEWQAWTHASLSPENRDFLESLDRTKTLTLGGRTARLHHGDFPAPEGREETWRTRVTPEEDPAPFEAVAARYDEDVVFHGHSHFPFVATVAGTTFVNPGSVGLQRPGWPADEARYAVFEDGAFDLRRVAYDPAPVATDSRELDSPFVDLWEPASATVSD, encoded by the coding sequence GTGCCCCGGACACTCGTCGTCTCGGACGTACACGCCAACGCCGTCGCCCTCGACGCGGTTCTCGCCGCGGAACCCGACCGCGACGCGGTCGTCTTCCTCGGCGACGCCGTGGACAACGGCCCGCACCCGAACGCGGTCTGCGACCGCCTCCGCGGGCTGAACTTCGTCGCGGGCGTCCGCGGCAACCACGACCGGACCGTCCTCGCCGCGCCGCCCGACGAAAGCGGCGCGAGCGAGTCGAACCCGCCGGCCGACTCCTTCGCCGAGTGGCAGGCGTGGACCCACGCCAGCCTCTCGCCCGAGAACCGCGACTTTCTGGAGTCGCTCGACCGCACGAAGACGCTCACGCTCGGCGGGCGCACCGCGCGCTTGCACCACGGCGACTTCCCCGCGCCGGAGGGCCGCGAGGAGACGTGGCGGACCCGCGTGACGCCGGAAGAAGACCCCGCGCCCTTCGAGGCGGTCGCCGCGCGCTACGACGAGGACGTCGTTTTCCACGGCCACTCGCACTTCCCGTTCGTCGCCACCGTCGCGGGGACCACGTTCGTCAATCCGGGGAGCGTCGGTCTCCAGCGCCCCGGTTGGCCCGCCGACGAGGCGCGCTACGCCGTCTTCGAGGACGGCGCGTTCGACCTCCGGCGCGTCGCGTACGACCCCGCGCCGGTCGCTACCGACTCGCGGGAGTTAGACAGTCCGTTCGTCGATTTGTGGGAACCGGCGAGCGCGACCGTGAGCGACTGA
- a CDS encoding DUF7490 domain-containing protein translates to MNRETMLAGAIAVVVAASLVAVAVVPGAIAETDPGPVRPGHLSIQEVAIAPGAVSGGTATLQVDTRLEHRGGKSENVTVLVRAVHLDSGLVETTSETAVEPISGDREVSVVQNLSVERSGGYRVETVVYRDGARIAEGSKVVRGVGTLTPEYARTSVRFRWQGGDGLPPIEYGVTEAGNDSATLDVSTFLTNEGDDASEELRVVVTARQADSNVVADRASVRVGTIRPGRTATPSVELTVPDEYNYYLDAVLWKDGVVVGTARSVANLNPTETVRANETVREVGIEVSDFESDGNPNEDRPETTISEGATGGAGGVPGLGVGVAVVALAGALLLAGRQS, encoded by the coding sequence ATGAACCGTGAGACGATGCTGGCGGGGGCGATTGCGGTCGTCGTCGCGGCGTCGCTTGTCGCCGTCGCCGTGGTCCCCGGCGCGATAGCCGAGACCGACCCCGGCCCGGTCCGGCCCGGCCACCTCTCGATTCAGGAGGTCGCCATCGCGCCCGGCGCGGTGTCGGGCGGCACCGCGACGCTACAGGTCGATACGCGCCTCGAACACCGGGGCGGCAAGTCGGAGAACGTCACCGTCCTCGTGCGGGCGGTCCACCTCGACTCCGGACTGGTCGAGACGACGAGCGAGACCGCCGTCGAACCAATCTCGGGCGACCGGGAGGTCTCGGTCGTCCAGAACCTCTCGGTCGAGCGGTCGGGCGGCTACCGGGTCGAGACCGTGGTCTACCGCGACGGCGCGCGCATCGCCGAGGGGAGCAAGGTGGTCCGAGGCGTCGGCACGCTGACGCCCGAGTACGCCAGGACGAGCGTCCGGTTCCGCTGGCAGGGCGGCGACGGACTCCCGCCAATCGAGTACGGCGTGACCGAGGCCGGCAACGACAGCGCCACCCTCGACGTCTCGACGTTCCTGACCAACGAGGGCGACGACGCCTCCGAGGAGTTGCGCGTCGTCGTCACCGCGCGGCAGGCCGACTCGAACGTCGTCGCCGACCGCGCGTCGGTCCGCGTCGGCACCATCCGGCCGGGCCGGACCGCCACCCCGAGCGTCGAGTTGACGGTCCCCGACGAGTACAACTACTACCTCGACGCGGTGCTGTGGAAGGACGGCGTGGTCGTCGGCACGGCCCGGAGCGTGGCGAACCTGAACCCGACCGAGACCGTCCGCGCGAACGAGACGGTCCGTGAGGTCGGCATCGAGGTCAGCGACTTCGAGAGCGACGGGAACCCGAACGAGGACCGCCCCGAGACCACCATCAGCGAGGGCGCGACCGGCGGTGCGGGCGGCGTCCCCGGCCTCGGCGTCGGGGTCGCCGTCGTCGCGCTGGCCGGCGCGCTCCTGCTCGCGGGGAGGCAATCGTGA
- a CDS encoding HAD-IIA family hydrolase → MTIRSVVLDVDGTLVRGDEPIPGAIETVDRLRERGLDLLMLSNNPTETPAAYAARLADLGFAVGPDDVVTSGSLTADYVAAEYPGAATYLLGEAGLREMLADRGVPLVTDPDRAEVVVASIDREFTYDRLRDALWALEGAAFVASDPDGTIPAADRPVPGSGAVVAALAEAAGRDPDATLGKPGETAADAVASRVAGRGEEVLVVGDRLDTDIALGENAGLATALVLSGITTRADVDVSPVAPDRVLDSVADVPDLLDG, encoded by the coding sequence ATGACGATTCGCAGCGTCGTCCTCGACGTGGACGGCACGCTCGTCCGGGGCGACGAGCCGATTCCGGGAGCCATCGAGACCGTGGACCGACTCCGCGAGCGCGGTCTCGACCTCCTGATGCTCTCGAACAACCCGACCGAGACGCCCGCGGCCTACGCCGCCCGACTCGCGGACCTCGGGTTCGCGGTGGGTCCCGACGACGTGGTGACCTCGGGGTCGCTGACCGCCGACTACGTGGCCGCCGAGTACCCCGGCGCGGCGACCTATCTGCTGGGCGAGGCGGGTCTGCGCGAGATGCTGGCCGACCGGGGCGTCCCGCTCGTGACCGACCCCGACCGCGCCGAAGTGGTCGTCGCCTCCATCGACCGCGAGTTCACCTACGACCGACTCCGGGACGCGCTCTGGGCGCTGGAGGGCGCGGCCTTCGTCGCCTCGGACCCCGACGGGACCATCCCCGCGGCCGACCGTCCGGTGCCGGGGTCGGGTGCCGTCGTCGCCGCGCTCGCCGAGGCCGCCGGCCGCGACCCGGACGCGACGCTCGGCAAGCCGGGGGAGACGGCCGCGGACGCCGTCGCGTCGCGCGTCGCCGGGCGGGGCGAGGAGGTCCTCGTCGTCGGCGACCGACTCGACACCGACATTGCGCTCGGCGAGAACGCCGGGTTGGCGACCGCGCTGGTCCTGTCCGGTATCACGACCCGCGCCGACGTGGACGTCTCGCCCGTCGCGCCCGACCGCGTTCTCGACTCGGTGGCCGACGTGCCCGACCTGCTGGACGGGTGA
- a CDS encoding Lrp/AsnC family transcriptional regulator — MDTYELDEVDKGILYYLQKDARNSTSTEMAEELDITASTVRNRLARLEDEGVIEKYVPQIDYEKAGFQLRVLFTCTAPDQPENFGHDVLEQEGVVAVRELLAGTENLHVEAVGTDTDHLTEIADSLREMGLEIVRSEVLKSQLHQPFNHFGTPVADE; from the coding sequence ATGGACACCTACGAACTGGACGAGGTAGACAAGGGCATTCTCTACTATCTCCAGAAGGACGCCCGCAACAGCACTAGCACCGAGATGGCCGAGGAGTTGGACATCACCGCCAGCACGGTCCGGAATCGACTCGCTCGGTTGGAGGACGAGGGCGTCATCGAGAAGTACGTGCCCCAGATAGACTACGAGAAGGCCGGCTTCCAGCTTCGCGTGCTGTTCACCTGTACGGCTCCCGACCAACCCGAGAACTTCGGCCACGACGTACTAGAACAGGAGGGCGTCGTGGCGGTCCGGGAACTGCTCGCCGGGACCGAGAACCTCCACGTCGAGGCGGTCGGCACCGACACCGACCACCTGACCGAAATTGCCGACTCGCTCCGCGAGATGGGGCTGGAAATCGTCCGCTCGGAGGTGCTGAAGTCTCAACTCCATCAGCCGTTCAACCACTTCGGAACCCCCGTCGCCGACGAGTAG
- a CDS encoding HalOD1 output domain-containing protein: MCDESRPASEKIIVEITDRNGTDPTELRPPLYEVIDVAALDDLFASGRDQGLRDCDGRLEFTYGSWRVRVESDGSVVVEPGEES; the protein is encoded by the coding sequence ATGTGTGACGAGTCACGCCCGGCGAGCGAAAAAATAATTGTAGAAATCACCGACCGAAACGGTACGGACCCGACGGAGCTACGCCCGCCGCTCTACGAGGTGATCGACGTGGCGGCGTTGGACGACCTCTTCGCGTCCGGCCGCGACCAGGGGCTCCGGGACTGCGACGGTCGGCTCGAGTTCACCTACGGGTCGTGGCGAGTCCGCGTCGAGAGCGACGGGTCGGTCGTCGTGGAACCGGGTGAAGAGTCGTGA
- a CDS encoding VOC family protein: protein MSAITFFATTDLRRVVEFYTETVGADVWLEQPDCTILKYDNQLLGFCERDEADTEGVLTFVSEDREGVEAMHERLADRAREEPHENETYDIYQFFAEDPDGRTVEFQTFLHPTDEL from the coding sequence ATGAGCGCGATAACGTTCTTCGCCACGACCGACCTCCGACGCGTCGTCGAATTCTACACCGAGACCGTCGGCGCTGACGTGTGGCTCGAACAGCCCGATTGCACGATTCTGAAGTACGACAACCAACTGCTCGGCTTCTGCGAGCGCGACGAGGCCGACACCGAGGGCGTCCTCACGTTCGTCTCCGAGGACCGCGAAGGCGTCGAGGCGATGCACGAGCGACTGGCCGACCGCGCCCGCGAGGAGCCACACGAGAACGAGACCTACGACATCTACCAGTTCTTCGCCGAGGACCCCGACGGCCGGACCGTCGAGTTCCAGACGTTCCTCCACCCGACCGACGAACTGTAG